From the genome of Denticeps clupeoides chromosome 4, fDenClu1.1, whole genome shotgun sequence, one region includes:
- the ank2a gene encoding ankyrin-2 isoform X1, translated as MSDMVLHLSEDLEVYLENMPEVTACEVDQNVVQERFEEVVLHRVSGEDDQASETLQKDILRTSSETSAKTDIKTHSHPVTNIKDMSGMVSHLSEDLDEYLEKIPDIPFYNPDQNVIQEGSDNVALCRDIGRDDQVSVTLQTERSMTISDTLGKEELALSPEEIPEPLFKEVKTAKETDSHCFSGAKDMTSMVSHLSSDLEEYLEKVSVPGHHTDQNVLEETFKEVVLHRITGTVDKTDTLETDILMTRSEALEIKEMGFSPKELHEHFSQEVKKNEENYMSEDLEEYHEKMPGHDSDENVIPERLLKDPLYSDIGAYDQGSVRLQSESSKSQSENSEKEDLSFSPGELKEPLFQEVRTARNTPPHSFSGTKDMGGMVAHLSGDLEEYLEKVPVPDHHTDQNALEETFEEVVLHRITGTDEHSSDTLQNCLRNTSEILEKEELAFSPDKLHKPLFQEIKIVRNNSSNSSIEVKDMTSLVSRLSGDLEEYLEKVSDPHPAQNVVQEERASGTNDQSSGVWQIEDQSTKSEAFKENDLALSSEELHGSVAHLSEDLEKNCEKIPEYSNQNFVQDGSDHVTDVYRDSDTETTESEKLALSSEELHGSVAHLSEDLEKNCEKIPEYPNQNFVQDGSDHVTDVYRDSDTDTTESEKLALSSEELHEPLFQETDINTSSHSFTGTKDMSSMVSHLSTDLMEYTKPIPDHHPDPNVVEEIFEEAVLHRVNSRYDQSSDVLQTDILRTRSEATEGEEPNFGPEELHELLSQEVKNAVTEEKDMTCIVSHLSEDLQGYLEKMPDHDPDQNVPMELFHNAALHKTTDADQASVKLPSESSNIMLEKSEPEELLFQELKTAKKSVPHSPTEEKDVTCMVSYLSGDLEDYLEKVPVPDSHPSQNMLEETLEEVVLHRIISAGDQASETLVSDILRTQSEYSKKDVLHSADISDTMQHSQYDCSAHCESDMQDRTMTSSPETIYHDDNFSQDQTFSDESQISPDRRPSEDFTADIKAELEESPEYQFFKQTSYTLNHGIHITQDSYDTECGTNVDYVTDPHQVFSSSDGLNEKGEHLVTGDIEEEEFDLSPDSFSHGGATDSPVTSIGGVSHQTGSEETGKHEVMAETPQSSPGLISYTAKEAQSLIEMHCEESQKQDNLPCASQRPSNIEDLRPVKSGSCGDSLEASPVNEDSSSHKSPDSIEPSPTKESPCPDSLEGSPTIQRQELFCQESVCSVTDHSFQDDDFEQKVVQTQAEDSELNTDTLCLVMPSKPNIFTQGDEEDADDKSREPHRQLTPEDEMFKMAAKIKTFDEMEKDAKVKKEVRFSIAQPIFIKLESSGESCLDSYESEEDSDMTLDSVPVLSMTPTMSEWESPQDDKLPQKFSEHENNAFEDEPDEKLQTKMEGQEFSELPKCLSAPEEDICMKDECEMDEEKESLSPGSGKGSDELISEVENRYSEELIKADLLPWSAEEDDKDTSEVESRQQKIAVHMESHGPNLETTPGRTSSEEGTSNPFLFQEGKLFEMTRSGAIDMTRRSLEEDNEGLAFFPISEDPSDEDADNPEMNDVFQETKDLTKDQSNAASPLLKANETYPLGEVCTTHVSPTVHHSTSEVSSLEPISSKQKTHTGDDQDFLDSNSDLEIHDDLQMSRKSVHSEQDPESSDSSIDEDQQSVIDLASPTHDTVVHEPSSNPAKFQMSSQILTALQGESSTLTGTSKQRHTYSSSSHLISDGFEHGTKCTQERSKSCSSELKLSNCKTTKGDEQVAQSRPCPGVRTSSFSEDVFETRPIWDNSVETQIQHIPDSFAPFQCQVDWQDDADRKEETLVIIADLLGFSWTELAKELEFNEDEIQQIRSENPNSLQEQSHALLQCWVEREGKHATEDSLIKKLTTINRMDIVHLIETQMNRSVQEHTSRTYAEIERTLDHSEALSSVQEDVDSPRLVRRVETSQRHPPAVSEEDLSVASLLDVPSWSEPVGHTHSESMHGDLLEELEITQDNLWAVQDFRSVSEQLETDEQADEFPDISPPTVTEEQYLDEEGNTVVKRVTRKVVRRCVSADGVQREDVTVDGAPQGPVTVGEGDRYSKVVKRTVLRSEGDHTEVTFCEWEGASASGTDHVDGQAVSQVMNTSVLQGERLEKHLGDPSLAYDLASARKDFIQGPDE; from the exons ATGTCTGATATGGTCTTGCATCTAAGTGAGGATTTAGAGGTGTATTTAGAGAATATGCCTGAAGTTACAGCTTGTGAGGTAGATCAGAACGTAGTCCAAGAAAGGTTTGAAGAAGTTGTATTACATAGAGTCTCTGGTGAAGACGATCAAGCTTcagaaacattgcagaaggatATTCTAAGGACCAGTTCAGAAACTTCAGCAAAAACCGATATAAAGACCCATTCCCACCCAGTTACCAACATAAAAGACATGTCTGGCATGGTATCACATCTGAGTGAGGATCTAGATGAGTACCTTGAGAAAATCCCAGATATTCCATTTTATAATCCAGATCAGAATGTCATCCAGGAGGGCTCTGATAATGTTGCTTTATGCAGAGACATTGGTAGAGATGATCAAGTTTCGGTGACATTGCAAACAGAAAGATCTATGACCATATCAGACACCTTAGGGAAGGAAGAGTTGGCTCTCAGCCCAGAAGAAATACCTGAACCTCTTTTTAAAGAGGTTAAAACTGCCAAAGAGACAGATTCCCATTGCTTTTCAGGGGCAAAGGACATGACTAGCATGGTTTCACATCTCAGCAGCGATCTAGAGGAGTACCTAGAGAAAGTATCAGTCCCAGGTCATCATACAGATCAGAATGTCCTTGAGGAGACATTTAAAGAAGTTGTATTACACAGAATAACTGGTACAGTTGACAAAACAGACACTTTAGAGACTGACATTCTGATGACCAGATCAGAAGCCCTAGAGATAAAGGAAATGGGTTTCAGCCCAAAAGaattacatgaacatttttcCCAAGAAGTTAAGAAGAATGAGgagaattacatgagtgaggaCCTAGAAGAGTACCATGAAAAAATGCCAGGTCATGATTCAGATGAGAATGTAATCCCAGAAAGATTACTCAAAGATCCATTATACAGTGACATTGGTGCATATGATCAAGGTTCAGTACGATTGCAGAGTGAGAGTTCCAAGAGTCAATCTGAAAACTCAGAGAAAGAGGATCTGTCTTTCAGTCCAGGGGAATTAAAGGAACCACTATTTCAGGAAGTTAGAACTGCCAGAAATACCCCTCCCCATTCATTTTCAGGGACAAAGGACATGGGTGGCATGGTTGCACATCTTAGTGGAGATCTAGAGGAGTACCTAGAGAAAGTACCAGTCCCAGATCATCATACAGATCAAAATGCCCTTGAGGAGACATTTGAAGAAGTTGTGTTACACAGGATAACTGGTACAGATGAACACAGTTCAGACACCTTGCAGAATTGTTTAAGAAACACATCAGAAATCTTAGAGAAAGAGGAATTGGCTTTCAGCCCAGACAAATTACATAAACCACTGTTCCAGGAAATAAAAATTGTGAGAAACAACTCTTCCAATTCATCTATAGAAGTGAAAGATATGACTAGTTTAGTTTCACGTCTCAGTGGAGATCTAGAGGAGTACCTAGAGAAAGTCTCAGATCCTCATCCAGCTCAGAATGTCGTCCAGGAAGAAAGAGCCAGTGGTACAAATGATCAATCTTCAGGCGTATGGCAGATTGAAGATCAGAGCACCAAATCTGAAGCCTTCAAGGAAAATGATTTGGCTTTATCTTCAGAGGAATTACATGGGTCAGTTGCACATCTAAGTGAGGATCTTGAGAAGAACTGTGAGAAAATACCAGAATATTCAAATCAGAATTTCGTCCAGGATGGGTCTGATCACGTTACAGATGTATACAGAGACTCTGATACAGAAACCACAGAGAGTGAGAAACTGGCTCTCAGCTCAGAGGAATTACATGGGTCAGTTGCACATCTAAGTGAGGATCTTGAGAAGAACTGTGAGAAAATACCAGAATATCCAAATCAGAATTTTGTCCAGGACGGGTCTGATCACGTTACAGATGTATACAGAGACTCTGATACAGATACCACAGAGAGTGAGAAACTGGCTCTCAGCTCAGAGGAATTACATGAACCACTATTTCAGGAAACTGACATAAATACCAGTTCCCATTCATTTACAGGGACAAAGGACATGTCTAGCATGGTTTCACATCTTAGTACAGATCTAATGGAGTACACAAAACCAATCCCAGATCATCATCCAGATCCAAATGTTGTTGAGGAGATATTTGAAGAAGCTGTATTACACAGAGTAAATAGTAGATATGATCAATCTTCAGACGTATTGCAAACTGACATTCTGAGGACCAGATCTGAAGCAACAGAAGGAGAGGAACCGAATTTCGGGCCAGAAGAATTACATGAGCTACTCTCCCAAGAAGTTAAGAATGCAGTAACAGAGGAGAAGGACATGACTTGCATAGTGTCTCATCTCAGTGAAGATCTACAAGGGTATCTTGAAAAAATGCCAGATCATGATCCAGATCAGAATGTCCCAATGGAACTATTCCACAATGCTGCATTGCACAAGACCACTGATGCAGATCAGGCTTCAGTGAAATTGCCAAGTGAGAGTTCTAATATCATGTTAGAAAAGTCAGAACCAGAAGAATTACTATTCCAGGAACTTAAAACTGCCAAAAAGTCTGTACCCCATTCACCTACAGAGGAGAAGGATGTGACTTGCATGGTTTCATATCTCAGTGGAGATCTGGAGGACTACCTAGAGAAAGTGCCGGTCCCAGATAGTCACCCAAGTCAGAATATGCTTGAGGAAACATTGGAAGAAGTTGTATTACACAGAATAATTAGTGCAGGAGATCAAGCTTCAGAAACACTGGTGTCTGACATTCTGAGAACACAATCAGAATACTCCAAGAAAGATGTTTTACACAGCGCTGATATAAGTGACACCATGCAACACAGCCAATATGATTGTTCAGCGCACTGTGAAAGTGATATGCAAGACAGGACAATGACATCCTCTCCAGAGACAATTTACCATGATGATAACTTTTCTCAGGACCAAACATTTTCTGATGAGTCTCAGATTAGTCCAGACAGAAGGCCATCTGAGGACTTCACTGCTGATATCAAAGCAGAGCTTGAAGAAAGTCCAGAGTACCAATTTTTCAAACAAACATCGTACACATTAAATCATGGGATTCATATCACACAAGATAGTTATGACACAGAATGCGGAACTAATGTAGACTATGTCACTGACCCTCATCAAGTCTTTAGTTCTTCTGATGGATTGAATGAAAAGGGGGAACATCTTGTCACTGGTGATATTGAAGAGGAGGAGTTCGACTTAAGTCCTGACAGTTTCAGCCATGGGGGGGCTACTGATTCACCTGTTACCAGTATTGGTGGTGTGTCACATCAGACAGGTTCAGAGGAAACTGGAAAACACGAGGTCATGGCAGAAACACCACAATCAAGCCCAGGACTTATTTCATACACTGCTAAGGAAGCTCAGTCTTTGATAGAGATGCATTGTGAAGAGTCGCAGAAGCAGGACAATCTTCCCTGTGCCTCACAACGACCCTCAAACATAGAGGACCTGAGGCCTGTAAAAAGTGGCTCTTGTGGAGATTCACTGGAAGCTAGCCCTGTCAATGAGGATAGTTCTTCACATAAATCCCCGGACTCAATCGAGCCAAGTCCTACCAAAGAATCCCCTTGCCCAGACTCCCTTGAAGGAAGCCCCACAATTCAGCGGCAGGAATTGTTTTGTCAAGAATCAGTGTGCTCTGTAACCGATCATTCATTTCAAGACGATGATTTTGAACAGAAAGTTGTTCAAACTCAGGCAGAAGATAGTGAACTGAACACAGATACATTGTGCCTTGTAATGCCCTCGAAACCAAATATTTTCACACAAGGTGATGAAGAAGATGCAGATGATAAGTCCAGAGAACCGCATAGACAGCTCACTCCAGAAGATGAAATGTTCAAGATGGCAGCAAAAATCAAGACCTTTGATGAAATGGAAAAGGATGCTAAGGTAAAAAAAGAAGTAAGATTTTCTATAGCTCAACCAATATTCATTAAATTAGAGTCATCTGGTGAAAGCTGTTTAGACTCCTATGAGTCTGAAGAGGATTCAGACATGACTTTGGATTCTGTTCCTGTCCTCTCCATGACTCCTACCATGTCAGAATGGGAAAGCCCTCAGGATGATAAACTACCTCAGAAATTCTCAGAACATGAAAATAATGCCTTTGAAGATGAACCAGATGAAAAGTTGCAAACAAAAATGGAGGGTCAAGAATTTTCCGAATTACCCAAGTGCCTTAGTGCTCCTGAAGAGGATATATGCATGAAAGATGAGTGTGAAATGGATGAGGAAAAAGAAAGTCTGTCACCTGGCTCAGGCAAGGGCAGTGATGAATTAATTTCAGAGGTAGAAAATAGATATTCAGAAGAACTTATAAAAGCAGACCTGCTACCATGGAGTGCTGAAGAAGATGATAAGGACACCTCTGAGGTTGAAAGCAGACAACAGAAAATTGCAGTGCACATGGAGTCACATGGACCAAATCTAGAAACCACCCCAGGTCGAACATCATCAGAGGAGGGGACATCAAATCCATTCCTCTTCCAAGAAGGAAAACTATTTGAAATGACCAGAAGTGGTGCAATTGATATGACCAGAAGGAGTCTGGAAGAAGACAATGAGGGACTTGCCTTTTTCCCTATTAGTGAGGATCCGTCTGATGAAGATGCTGACAATCCTGAAATGAACGACGTCTTTCAGGAAACAAAAGATCTAACCAAAGACCAGTCTAACGCTGCCTCTCCATTACTTAAGGCAAATGAAACATATCCACTTGGGGAAGTGTGCACTACCCACGTATCTCCTACTGTACATCACAGTACTTCTGAAGTGTCATCCTTAGAGCCTATTTCTAGTAAACAAAAGACTCACACAGGAGATGACCAGGACTTCTTAGATTCTAATTCTGATCTGGAGATTCATGATGATCTCcaaatgagcagaaaatctGTGCACTCAGAGCAGGACCCAGAGTCCTCCGATTCATCCATCGATGAAGATCAGCAGTCTGTTATTGATCTTGCTTCTCCAACTCATGACACAGTCGTTCATGAGCCTTCCAGCAACCCAGCCAAATTCCAGATGTCATCTCAAATACTCACTGCTCTTCAAGGAGAAAGTTCTACTCTAACAG GTACTAGCAAACAGAGACATACTTATTCATCATCATCTCATCTCATTTCTGATGGATTTGAACATGGTACCAAATGTACACAAGAAAGAAGTAAATCTTGCAGCTCAGAACTCAAGTTATCCAATTGCAAAACCACTAAAGGGGATGAGCAGGTTGCACAAAGCAGGCCTTGCCCAGGGGTGCGGACTTCATCATTTTCTGAGGATGTCTTTGAGACAAGACCCATTTGGGACAACTCTGTGGAGACTCAGATTCAGCACATCCCTGACAGCTTTGCCCCATTCCAGTGTCAAG tgGACTGGCAGGATGATGCTGACCGGAAGGAGGAAACTTTGGTCATCATTGCAGATCTTCTTGGATTTAGCTggacag AATTAGCAAAGGAGCTGGAATTTAATGAAGATGAGATCCAACAGATTCGTTCTGAGAATCCAAACTCCCTTCAGGAGCAGAGTCATGCCCTTTTACAGTGTTGGGTAGAACGTGAGGGTAAACATGCTACTG AGGACAGTTTGATCAAGAAGCTCACTACAATAAATAGGATGGACATAGTTCACCTTATTGAGACACAGATGAACAGATCTGTTCAAGAGCACACCTCAAGGACCTACGCGGAGATTGAACGAACCCTGGATCACAGTGAAG CTCTGTCTTCAGTTCAGGAAGATGTTGATAGTCCAAGACTTGTCAGGAGGGTTGAAACTTCACAAAGACATCCTCCTGCTGTGTCTGAGGAGGACCTGTCTGTTGCTTCACTCCTGGATGTCCCATCCTGGTCAGAACCTGTGGGACACACCCATTCAGAAAGCATGCATGGAGATCTTTTGGAGGAACTTGAAATTACACA GGACAACCTGTGGGCGGTACAAGATTTCAGATCAGTGTCTGAACAGCTGGAGACTGATGAACAA GCCGATGAATTTCCTGACATTTCTCCACCGACTGTAACAGAGGAGCAGTATCTGGATGAAGAGGGGAATACGGTGGTGAAAAGG GTGACCAGAAAGGTAGTCAGACGCTGTGTGTCTGCTGATGGTGTGCAGAGAGAGGATGTGACAGTAGATGGTGCGCCACAGGGCCCTGTCACTGTGGGTGAAGGGGACAGATACTCCAAAGTGGTTAAGAGGACAGTGCTGAGGAGCGAGGGAGATCACACTGAG GTAACATTTTGTGAGTGGGAGGGTGCTTCTGCCTCTGGTACAGATCATGTGGATGGCCAGGCGGTCAGCCAAGTCATGAATACATCAGTACTGCAGGGTGAGAGGTTGGAGAAGCACTTAGGAGACCCATCGCTTGCCTATGACCTTGCCTCAGCCAGAAAAGATTTTATTCAG GGCCCAGATGAGTAA